Within Candidatus Dadabacteria bacterium, the genomic segment TCGCTGCTTCCCAGTTACAGGGGAGCAGCCCCAATTAACTGGGCCATAGCAAAGGGAGAGAAAAAAACGGGAGTTACAATCATGCAGATTGACGAGGAAATGGACACGGGAGACATTCTCGTTCAAAAGAAGGTGCAGATAGGGGATGAGGAAACCGCCGAAGAACTTTCGAAAAGACTTTCGCTTGAAGGAGCACAGCTTCTTTTGCAAACGATCGACAGCATTGCAAAAGATGAAATATCTCCCGTAAAGCAGGACCCGGCCGCGGCCACCTACGCACCTCTTATTTCGAGAAAAGACGGCCGGGTGAACTGGAGCCGGAACGCAGAGGAGATAAAAAACCTAGTAAGAGCAATGACTCCGTGGCCGTGCGCCCACACCACGCTCGGAGGGAAAAACCTCAAGATATTAAGGGCGCTTTCGGGCCCGGGGGAAGGAAGACCCGGAGAAATAGTATCGCTCAGGGGAGAAAGCTTGGATGTCGCAACGGGTAATGGGATCTTGCAGATACTCTCTCTTCAGATTGAAGGCGGGAGAAAAATGGACGCCCCTGAATTCAAACGGGGCAAAAAAGATCTTCGGGAAGGACAGTTCATGGGAACATCCGG encodes:
- a CDS encoding methionyl-tRNA formyltransferase; translated protein: MRILFAGTPEFAVPSLEVLCDSSHEVIGLLSKPDRPRGRSRKPVWPETKKIAAERGVPVFQPQDLKTPEFEETLKALSPDLIAVVAYGKMLPTAMLDAPPFGCVNVHASLLPSYRGAAPINWAIAKGEKKTGVTIMQIDEEMDTGDILVQKKVQIGDEETAEELSKRLSLEGAQLLLQTIDSIAKDEISPVKQDPAAATYAPLISRKDGRVNWSRNAEEIKNLVRAMTPWPCAHTTLGGKNLKILRALSGPGEGRPGEIVSLRGESLDVATGNGILQILSLQIEGGRKMDAPEFKRGKKDLREGQFMGTSGSSLYPD